The proteins below come from a single Saccharophagus degradans 2-40 genomic window:
- the tkt gene encoding transketolase, translated as MSSRRELANAIRALSMDAVQKANSGHPGAPMGMADIAEVLWNDFLKHNPSNPNWADRDRFVLSNGHGSMLIYSLLHLSGYDLPMSELAQFRQLHSKTPGHPELGYTPGVETTTGPLGQGISNAVGMALAEKMLAAQFNRDGHDIVDHYTYCFLGDGCLMEGVSHETCSLAGTLGLGKLIAFWDDNGISIDGHVEGWFTDNTPARFEAYGWHVIPAVDGHDPEAIKAAVEAAQAETGKPTLICTKTTIGFGSPNKSGSHDCHGAPLGDAEIAAAREFLGWPHAPFEIPDNVYAGWDAKEKGAAAQSAWEAKFEAYKAAQPALAAEFERRVLNGDLPADFEAKADAFIKAVNEKGESIATRKASQNTIAEFGAALPELLGGSADLAGSNLTMWSGSKPVTREDASGNYIYYGVREFGMSAIMNGIAAHGGFINYGATFLMFMEYARNAVRMSALMKLPNIFVYTHDSIGQGEDGPTHQPIEQLAALRLTPNLNTWRPADAVESAVAWKSAVMRKDGPSALVFTRQGVKAQSHDDEQIANMARGAYVLVDCDGEPEVMLIATGSEVGITVDAAAQLAGEGVKVRVVSMPCTNVFDQQDAAYKESVLPIAVTHRVAVETSHVDYWAKYVGIDGRVVGMTTFGESAPGGALLEYFGFTVENVVNTVKELLED; from the coding sequence ATGTCTTCACGCAGAGAACTTGCGAATGCCATCCGTGCATTAAGTATGGACGCCGTACAAAAAGCAAATAGTGGTCACCCAGGTGCACCAATGGGAATGGCCGATATTGCGGAAGTGCTGTGGAATGACTTCCTCAAGCACAACCCAAGCAACCCTAATTGGGCCGATCGCGACCGTTTTGTATTGTCAAACGGCCACGGCTCTATGCTTATTTATTCTTTGTTGCACCTTAGCGGTTACGACTTGCCAATGAGCGAGTTGGCTCAGTTCCGTCAGTTGCACTCTAAAACCCCAGGTCACCCAGAGTTGGGTTATACCCCAGGTGTAGAAACTACCACTGGCCCACTTGGCCAAGGTATCAGTAACGCCGTAGGTATGGCGCTTGCCGAAAAAATGTTGGCTGCGCAGTTTAACCGCGATGGTCACGATATTGTTGATCACTACACCTACTGCTTTTTAGGTGATGGCTGTTTGATGGAAGGTGTTTCTCACGAAACCTGTTCACTTGCTGGCACCTTGGGCTTGGGCAAATTAATTGCCTTTTGGGACGACAACGGTATTTCTATTGATGGTCACGTAGAAGGCTGGTTTACCGATAATACCCCAGCACGTTTTGAAGCTTATGGCTGGCATGTTATCCCAGCGGTAGATGGTCACGACCCAGAAGCTATTAAAGCGGCGGTAGAAGCTGCGCAAGCAGAAACAGGCAAGCCAACGTTGATTTGTACTAAAACCACCATTGGTTTTGGTTCACCTAACAAGAGCGGTTCTCACGATTGTCACGGCGCACCATTAGGCGATGCAGAAATTGCCGCAGCGCGCGAATTTTTGGGCTGGCCTCATGCGCCATTCGAAATTCCAGACAACGTTTACGCTGGTTGGGATGCGAAAGAAAAAGGTGCAGCGGCACAGTCTGCATGGGAAGCCAAGTTTGAAGCATACAAGGCTGCACAGCCCGCTTTGGCGGCCGAGTTTGAGCGCCGCGTATTAAACGGTGACTTGCCTGCAGATTTCGAAGCTAAAGCCGATGCGTTTATTAAAGCTGTTAACGAAAAAGGCGAAAGCATTGCCACCCGTAAAGCGTCACAAAACACTATTGCAGAATTTGGCGCTGCATTGCCAGAGCTACTCGGTGGCTCTGCCGATTTGGCTGGCTCTAACCTCACCATGTGGAGCGGTTCTAAGCCTGTTACGCGCGAAGATGCCAGCGGCAACTATATTTACTACGGTGTGCGTGAATTTGGTATGAGCGCCATTATGAATGGTATTGCTGCTCACGGTGGCTTTATTAACTACGGCGCAACCTTCTTAATGTTTATGGAATACGCGCGCAACGCTGTGCGTATGTCTGCATTGATGAAGTTGCCAAATATTTTTGTTTACACCCACGATTCCATTGGTCAGGGTGAAGACGGCCCAACTCACCAGCCTATCGAGCAGTTGGCCGCGTTGCGTTTAACGCCAAACCTAAATACTTGGCGCCCAGCGGATGCAGTTGAATCTGCGGTTGCTTGGAAATCTGCAGTAATGCGTAAAGACGGCCCAAGCGCATTGGTATTTACCCGTCAAGGCGTTAAGGCGCAAAGCCACGACGACGAGCAAATAGCCAACATGGCGCGCGGTGCATACGTACTAGTAGATTGCGACGGCGAGCCAGAAGTGATGCTAATTGCCACTGGTTCTGAAGTGGGTATTACCGTAGATGCCGCAGCACAGCTAGCGGGTGAAGGCGTGAAGGTGCGTGTTGTATCCATGCCTTGTACCAATGTGTTCGATCAGCAAGATGCCGCCTACAAAGAATCTGTATTACCTATTGCGGTTACCCATCGCGTAGCGGTAGAAACGTCACACGTTGACTACTGGGCGAAATACGTAGGCATTGATGGCCGCGTAGTGGGCATGACCACCTTCGGTGAATCTGCACCGGGTGGCGCATTGCTTGAGTACTTCGGTTTTACTGTAGAAAACGTCGTAAACACCGTTAAAGAATTGCTAGAAGACTAA
- a CDS encoding discoidin domain-containing protein produces MKRLLHITMFSSPIGRKLLRGLITSGLLLLSLLSISQATAQTNLALNKPIFASSTQVRLEVTAANDGNLGTRWGSDWEDPQWIYVDLGQPSTISEVEVVWEGAYGSDYDIQFSNDGSNWATVASVTNGTGGTERTAAGGSAQYVRLHLLARGTGWGYSLFEFGVYGSSEPEQPTDDTDLAEGKPTYSSLIEGGNSAGAATDGNESTRWGSDFVDDAWIYVDLEQVSVISSIELSWEAAYGKEYKIQTSNDANNWTDIYYTDSGDGGSDIIAVNTSAQFVRMQGISRGTGWGYSLWSFRVIGHVGDNSSTIVNVPIVGPYVEFINLGLSPAANDGVDEIRVQNIVVDESVAYLEGTTVTFTKDFVSLGPNNDLEISAIDKNGNLLNHFPLTVTVYDGLQIQVEVVEKSSNNDDDLALGKPVYASTEVGGNYAQAVADGDDETRWESEAADPQWIYIDLDTAQTFQRVVLNWEVAYGANYTIQISNDASNWQDVEIILGGNGEEDNINFANPVTARYVRMLGSARGTGYGFSLWSFEVYENTGNSDSEFEIIPDPYTAPAKRPEVGAFRVQSPKDRVVITNTRNPVLRWDAFAGAGEYDVYLNITRNDYDFTQAGNFLDRYTKIGTTSDTQFTAPDLSDRWTYKWFVVAVGGAQTQSDIGTFSVYLPVMENVDDGVNIINGFRDANKNGSIEPFEDYTNTIDVRVNDLLGRMSREDKAMQMFFDSKVYHNAGFHFGPITPAEDYQMQLDHARANENGIPPITTADTIHGYETTYPAQSGLAATKNYDLIYQLADMQRREQLAVGARGTLSPLAEVGTKVLYPRIQEGGGEDADVAAAMVRAMLVGLQAGPELNPQSISVTTKHWPSQGAGGEQQMVYDGTTVHYHMRPWHAAIEANTSGIMPGYGGTRLFGPDDHGAGDNPYIIGYLRNAMGFEEGLIMTDWLPSGSWVGSALAGADVMGGAAPAVKGNFTMEVPEDRIDDSVRKVLDMKFRMGLFENPYADAEYGSGEWFSSRNYKLAVQAAQESITLLKNDNILPINTDRINSIVVDGPFADIGNQFGIWKSGFHYASGALTAYKGIKKRGEELGVNVYLNDAPTRPDVAVVVVGEESYTHGTAWPNEQPYLPQAQLDVIRKYRNQDIPVVVVYVLARPSVLTESLDSASALMLTYRAGDGAGQAIADVIFGDYVPTGTLPWQLPRSMAQIGSDDKNDQQEHWDLPFDLGATAAEREEIRNKIANGEKILPIYGDPLFQFGFGLQNYGLNDDSAPANFGLVAPGNNTFHSPNLPRFRWNASSDNETGIRHYEIYVDDEHLATAKNTEWDHRNLVLMNGGHTWYVEAVNWAGGKTRSPTFDFDLNDTSAPPAFNVYTAASENDSNYKIYWSFAADAGSGIASYEVLVNGGFVSEQAPMVLSDVAVAANGNRALGSSTIVSTSSASIVDAATDGDPATRWQSKYSDAQHIIVDLGETYLVNRVVLNWESAYGRAYRLHASTDGENWQEMYYTNSGDGGIDTINNLSAVARYIKMEGIERASAYGYSLWEFEVYGDVLQSYRGESMPFGNNTWTIRAVNGTGLVREASVNR; encoded by the coding sequence ATGAAAAGGCTACTGCATATCACTATGTTTAGCTCACCTATTGGCCGCAAATTATTGCGCGGTTTAATAACGTCTGGGCTACTACTACTCTCGTTACTTTCTATTTCGCAGGCTACTGCGCAAACGAATTTAGCTTTAAATAAACCTATATTTGCCTCTTCCACTCAGGTTAGGTTAGAGGTAACTGCAGCTAACGATGGCAACCTTGGCACACGCTGGGGAAGCGACTGGGAAGACCCGCAATGGATCTACGTGGACTTGGGCCAACCAAGCACGATTTCTGAAGTAGAAGTTGTGTGGGAAGGGGCTTACGGCTCGGATTACGATATTCAATTTTCTAATGACGGTAGTAATTGGGCTACCGTTGCCTCTGTTACCAACGGTACTGGCGGCACCGAGCGCACCGCCGCTGGCGGCAGCGCGCAATATGTGCGCCTGCATTTGTTGGCGCGCGGTACCGGCTGGGGTTACTCGCTGTTTGAGTTTGGTGTGTACGGCTCTAGTGAGCCTGAGCAGCCCACAGACGACACAGACTTAGCCGAAGGCAAGCCCACTTACTCCTCGCTAATTGAGGGAGGTAACAGTGCCGGTGCGGCAACCGATGGCAACGAGTCTACCCGCTGGGGATCGGATTTTGTGGATGACGCGTGGATTTATGTCGACCTAGAGCAAGTGTCGGTAATTTCATCTATCGAGCTTTCTTGGGAAGCGGCCTACGGCAAAGAATACAAAATTCAAACCTCGAACGATGCGAATAATTGGACTGATATTTATTACACCGACTCGGGCGACGGCGGCAGCGACATTATTGCCGTAAACACTTCGGCGCAATTTGTACGCATGCAAGGTATTAGCCGTGGCACAGGTTGGGGTTATTCACTGTGGAGCTTTCGTGTCATTGGTCACGTTGGCGATAACTCGTCCACAATTGTCAATGTGCCTATTGTTGGCCCCTATGTGGAATTTATTAATTTAGGTTTATCGCCCGCCGCTAACGATGGTGTGGATGAAATTCGCGTGCAAAATATTGTGGTGGATGAATCGGTAGCCTACCTTGAAGGTACAACCGTTACCTTTACTAAGGACTTTGTAAGCCTTGGCCCCAATAACGATTTAGAAATTTCCGCAATTGATAAAAACGGCAACCTACTTAATCACTTCCCGTTAACCGTAACCGTTTATGACGGTTTGCAAATACAGGTAGAGGTTGTAGAAAAATCGTCTAATAATGATGATGACTTGGCGTTGGGTAAGCCGGTATATGCCTCTACCGAAGTGGGCGGCAACTACGCGCAGGCGGTGGCCGACGGCGATGACGAAACTCGCTGGGAATCGGAAGCTGCAGACCCGCAATGGATTTATATCGATTTAGATACAGCGCAAACTTTCCAGCGCGTAGTGTTAAATTGGGAAGTGGCTTACGGCGCTAACTACACTATTCAAATTTCTAACGATGCAAGCAATTGGCAAGATGTAGAAATTATTTTGGGCGGCAATGGCGAAGAAGATAACATTAACTTTGCCAATCCAGTAACCGCACGCTATGTGCGTATGTTGGGTAGCGCACGCGGCACCGGTTACGGCTTTTCGCTGTGGAGTTTTGAAGTTTACGAAAACACAGGTAATAGCGATTCGGAATTTGAAATTATTCCAGACCCGTATACCGCACCCGCTAAGCGTCCAGAAGTGGGTGCATTCAGGGTTCAATCACCAAAAGATCGCGTAGTCATTACCAACACCCGCAACCCCGTATTGCGCTGGGATGCTTTTGCCGGTGCAGGTGAATACGACGTGTACTTAAATATTACCCGCAACGACTATGACTTTACCCAAGCCGGTAACTTTTTAGATCGCTATACCAAAATAGGTACAACGTCAGATACACAATTTACCGCACCAGATTTGTCAGATCGCTGGACCTACAAATGGTTTGTGGTTGCTGTGGGCGGTGCGCAAACGCAATCCGATATTGGCACCTTTAGTGTATACCTGCCAGTGATGGAAAACGTAGACGACGGCGTTAATATTATTAATGGTTTCCGCGATGCAAATAAAAACGGTTCTATCGAACCCTTTGAAGATTACACCAACACCATTGATGTGCGTGTAAACGATTTGCTTGGCAGAATGAGCCGCGAAGACAAAGCCATGCAAATGTTTTTTGATAGCAAGGTATACCACAACGCTGGTTTCCATTTTGGCCCTATCACGCCAGCCGAAGATTACCAAATGCAATTGGATCACGCGCGGGCAAACGAAAATGGTATTCCGCCAATCACTACGGCAGACACTATTCACGGCTATGAAACCACTTACCCAGCACAATCGGGTTTAGCTGCTACAAAAAATTACGATTTAATTTATCAGCTTGCCGATATGCAGCGCCGTGAACAATTAGCGGTGGGTGCACGCGGTACCTTGTCGCCACTTGCCGAAGTGGGTACCAAAGTATTGTACCCGCGTATTCAAGAAGGCGGTGGTGAAGATGCCGATGTAGCCGCAGCCATGGTGCGCGCAATGTTGGTGGGCCTACAGGCAGGGCCAGAATTAAACCCGCAATCTATATCTGTAACTACTAAGCATTGGCCAAGCCAAGGTGCGGGTGGCGAACAGCAAATGGTATACGACGGTACAACCGTGCACTACCACATGCGCCCTTGGCATGCGGCTATAGAGGCGAACACCAGTGGCATTATGCCGGGTTATGGTGGCACGCGCTTATTTGGCCCTGATGATCACGGTGCGGGCGATAACCCCTATATTATTGGCTACTTGCGCAATGCCATGGGGTTTGAAGAAGGCCTAATTATGACCGATTGGCTGCCCAGCGGTTCGTGGGTGGGCTCGGCCTTGGCCGGTGCCGATGTAATGGGCGGCGCGGCACCTGCAGTAAAAGGTAACTTCACTATGGAAGTGCCAGAAGACCGCATCGACGATTCCGTGCGCAAAGTATTAGATATGAAATTCCGTATGGGTTTGTTTGAAAACCCCTATGCCGATGCCGAGTACGGAAGTGGTGAGTGGTTTTCTAGCCGCAACTATAAGCTTGCAGTGCAGGCGGCTCAAGAATCGATTACTTTACTTAAAAACGATAATATTTTGCCGATCAATACCGATCGAATAAACAGCATTGTTGTTGATGGGCCGTTCGCAGATATAGGCAACCAGTTTGGCATTTGGAAAAGTGGTTTTCACTATGCATCCGGTGCACTTACCGCTTACAAAGGGATTAAAAAGCGCGGTGAAGAGTTAGGTGTAAATGTGTATTTAAATGATGCGCCTACTCGCCCAGATGTAGCCGTAGTGGTGGTGGGTGAAGAGTCTTATACCCATGGTACGGCATGGCCAAACGAGCAGCCGTATTTACCACAAGCGCAGCTAGATGTAATACGCAAATACCGCAATCAAGATATTCCCGTGGTAGTGGTATATGTATTGGCTCGCCCAAGTGTGCTTACCGAATCGTTAGATTCTGCCAGCGCGCTAATGCTTACCTATCGCGCCGGTGATGGAGCAGGTCAAGCTATTGCCGATGTAATTTTTGGCGATTACGTACCCACTGGTACCTTACCTTGGCAGTTGCCGCGCTCTATGGCGCAAATTGGTAGCGACGATAAAAACGATCAGCAAGAACATTGGGATTTACCCTTCGACTTGGGCGCAACCGCTGCCGAGCGCGAAGAGATCCGCAATAAAATTGCGAATGGTGAAAAAATTCTACCCATATATGGCGACCCATTGTTCCAGTTTGGTTTTGGTTTGCAAAACTATGGTTTGAATGACGATTCTGCCCCAGCAAACTTTGGGTTAGTTGCACCTGGCAACAATACTTTCCATTCGCCCAATTTGCCCAGATTCCGCTGGAATGCAAGTAGCGATAACGAAACAGGTATTCGTCATTACGAAATATATGTAGACGACGAGCACTTAGCAACCGCCAAAAATACTGAGTGGGATCATCGCAATTTAGTGTTAATGAATGGAGGCCACACATGGTATGTAGAGGCCGTAAACTGGGCCGGTGGCAAAACACGTTCACCAACCTTTGATTTCGACTTAAACGATACCAGCGCACCGCCTGCGTTCAACGTTTACACCGCCGCTAGCGAAAACGACAGTAACTACAAAATTTACTGGAGCTTTGCTGCGGACGCAGGTAGTGGTATTGCCTCGTACGAAGTATTAGTAAATGGTGGTTTTGTTAGCGAGCAAGCGCCAATGGTATTGTCGGATGTTGCCGTTGCAGCCAATGGTAACCGCGCTCTAGGTTCTTCAACAATTGTATCTACGTCATCCGCCAGTATTGTGGACGCCGCAACCGATGGCGACCCCGCTACGCGTTGGCAGAGTAAATACAGTGATGCTCAGCATATTATTGTCGACTTGGGTGAAACTTATCTTGTTAATCGTGTAGTGCTTAACTGGGAGAGCGCTTACGGTCGCGCTTACCGCTTGCACGCTTCCACCGATGGTGAAAACTGGCAAGAAATGTATTACACCAACAGTGGTGATGGCGGCATAGATACAATTAATAATTTATCTGCCGTTGCTCGCTACATAAAAATGGAAGGCATAGAACGCGCTAGCGCTTACGGTTATTCGCTGTGGGAATTTGAAGTGTACGGCGATGTATTGCAATCCTATCGCGGCGAAAGCATGCCTTTTGGTAACAACACATGGACGATTCGCGCCGTAAATGGCACAGGCCTGGTTCGCGAAGCGAGTGTTAATCGTTAA
- a CDS encoding ArsR/SmtB family transcription factor, with translation MNAPLNTTTNGASPIDSTQSALVRLLKAAGDELRVDILRALSTDSFGVLELCQVFETKQSGMSHHLKVLANAGLVCTRREGNSIFYRRDSLSASGEFSQLKAELFSSIDALPLSPEVAERKAGIYKQRAEASRIFFAEQAGSFKQQQDLIAGFDVYGPQIDELLATLKLPSHQRALEIGPGEGDFLPYLSKRFNNVIALDNASTMLQKAQAYSEQQALNNIQFVLNDTSYCSQQPNSLDCVVINMVLHHTPSPNQIFADVSQSLKPGGALIVCELCEHDQDWAKQACGDIWLGFAPADLSAWAKEHNLYAEQNIYFALRNGFQIQIQQFTKRINT, from the coding sequence ATGAATGCACCTCTCAACACCACAACAAACGGCGCCAGCCCCATAGACAGCACACAAAGCGCACTTGTGCGCCTGCTAAAAGCGGCGGGTGACGAGTTGCGAGTGGATATTTTACGCGCCCTTTCCACCGACTCCTTTGGTGTTTTAGAGCTGTGCCAAGTATTCGAAACCAAGCAATCGGGTATGAGCCACCATTTAAAGGTGCTGGCAAACGCGGGCTTGGTGTGTACGCGCCGTGAGGGCAATTCGATTTTTTATCGCCGCGATAGCCTGTCGGCATCCGGCGAATTTAGCCAACTAAAAGCCGAGCTTTTTAGCAGCATAGACGCCCTGCCGCTCAGCCCAGAAGTTGCCGAACGCAAAGCCGGTATTTACAAACAGCGCGCCGAAGCTTCGCGCATATTTTTTGCCGAGCAAGCAGGCAGCTTTAAACAGCAGCAAGATTTAATAGCCGGCTTTGATGTGTACGGCCCGCAAATAGACGAGTTATTGGCTACGCTTAAACTGCCCAGCCACCAGCGCGCGCTAGAAATAGGCCCGGGCGAAGGCGACTTTTTGCCTTACTTAAGCAAGCGCTTTAATAACGTTATTGCGCTCGACAACGCCAGCACTATGCTGCAAAAAGCGCAGGCTTATAGCGAGCAACAAGCCTTAAACAATATTCAGTTTGTATTGAACGACACCAGTTACTGCAGCCAACAACCAAACAGTTTGGATTGCGTGGTAATAAACATGGTGCTGCACCACACACCGTCGCCCAACCAAATATTTGCCGATGTAAGCCAATCGCTTAAACCCGGCGGCGCATTAATTGTGTGTGAACTGTGCGAACACGATCAAGACTGGGCCAAACAAGCCTGCGGCGATATTTGGTTAGGCTTTGCCCCCGCCGATCTCAGTGCATGGGCAAAAGAACACAATCTCTACGCCGAGCAAAATATTTATTTTGCCCTGCGCAACGGTTTTCAAATTCAGATCCAACAATTTACTAAACGTATTAACACTTAA
- a CDS encoding phosphoglycerate kinase — protein sequence MAVIQMKDLDLKGKRVLIRQDLNVPLQDGEITSDVRIQASLPTIKAAVDAGAKVMLMSHLGRPTEGEYADEFSLKPVAARLTKLLGKEVGLVKNWQEGVAVAEGEVVLLENVRFNVGEKKDDETLAKAYAALCDVFVMDAFGTAHRAQASTHGVAKFAPVACAGPLLSGELSALEKALANPARPMVAVVGGSKVSTKLTVLDALSKIVDVMVVGGGISNTFVAAAGNEVGNSLYEKDLIPEAQRLCAETEVIYAHDVRVTKEGFSDWNHNSVTEVKVPADIQADEEIIDYGPETAQKVAAILKDAKTIIWNGPCGVFEFDAFAKGTEVVARAIAESEGFSIAGGGDTLAAIDKFGLADGVSYISTGGGAFLEYVEGKPLPAVVMLEERAKG from the coding sequence ATGGCTGTTATTCAGATGAAGGACCTCGATCTTAAAGGCAAACGCGTTCTTATTCGCCAAGATCTAAACGTACCCCTACAGGATGGTGAAATCACCTCCGATGTACGTATCCAAGCATCATTGCCTACCATCAAAGCCGCAGTAGACGCGGGTGCTAAAGTGATGTTGATGTCTCACTTGGGCCGCCCTACCGAAGGCGAATACGCTGACGAATTTTCTTTAAAGCCTGTTGCTGCACGCTTAACCAAATTGTTGGGCAAAGAAGTGGGCTTGGTAAAAAACTGGCAAGAAGGCGTTGCTGTTGCTGAAGGCGAAGTTGTATTGCTAGAAAACGTGCGCTTTAACGTGGGCGAGAAAAAAGACGACGAAACATTAGCTAAAGCGTACGCAGCATTGTGCGACGTATTTGTGATGGATGCATTCGGTACCGCGCACCGCGCGCAAGCATCTACCCACGGCGTCGCGAAATTTGCACCGGTTGCCTGCGCAGGCCCGCTATTGTCTGGCGAGTTGAGTGCATTAGAAAAAGCCCTAGCCAACCCTGCGCGCCCAATGGTTGCGGTGGTAGGTGGCTCTAAAGTTTCTACAAAATTAACCGTATTAGATGCGCTTTCTAAAATTGTTGATGTAATGGTTGTGGGTGGCGGTATCTCCAACACTTTCGTTGCTGCTGCCGGTAACGAAGTAGGCAACTCTTTATACGAAAAAGATTTAATTCCAGAAGCGCAACGCTTGTGTGCAGAAACTGAAGTTATTTACGCGCACGATGTGCGAGTAACTAAAGAGGGCTTCAGCGATTGGAATCACAACTCTGTAACTGAAGTTAAAGTACCTGCAGATATTCAAGCCGACGAAGAAATTATTGACTACGGCCCAGAAACTGCGCAAAAAGTTGCCGCTATTTTGAAAGATGCTAAAACCATTATTTGGAACGGCCCGTGTGGCGTTTTCGAGTTTGATGCGTTTGCTAAAGGTACCGAAGTGGTTGCGCGCGCAATTGCAGAAAGCGAAGGCTTCTCTATTGCCGGCGGCGGTGACACCTTAGCGGCAATTGATAAATTCGGTTTGGCCGACGGCGTTTCTTACATTTCTACCGGTGGGGGTGCTTTCTTGGAATACGTAGAAGGGAAGCCGTTACCCGCTGTAGTGATGTTAGAAGAGAGAGCTAAGGGTTAA
- the rdgC gene encoding recombination-associated protein RdgC — MWFKNLRIYRLTQPFEHSPEQLHDLLAPFEFQPCGKLDPQRGGWVPPLGRHGSEFVHAANGYIMVAFKQEEKILPSAVVKDHLEQKVAEISEQEARHVSRKERETLKDEIIFTLLPKAFTKSNICFAYIDTNEKLLVVNASSAKRAEDLMAALREAVGSFPCVPLNPTQPPPSVMTSWLRDNTISAGLELGEECELTAPKDGRIIRCKNQDLTADEVLSHINTGMVVNKIAVIWKEGVQLIIDDQFAFKRLKFEEIIQEKAQSSNADSMAEEFDQEFAIMTVELSQMIKDLVKAFGGIETLDTNN, encoded by the coding sequence ATGTGGTTCAAAAACCTTCGCATTTATCGCCTTACCCAACCCTTCGAGCACTCCCCCGAGCAGCTGCACGATTTACTCGCGCCCTTTGAGTTTCAACCCTGTGGCAAGCTCGACCCACAGCGCGGCGGCTGGGTACCCCCACTGGGGCGCCACGGCAGCGAATTTGTGCACGCTGCTAACGGCTACATTATGGTGGCGTTTAAGCAGGAGGAAAAAATACTCCCAAGCGCGGTAGTGAAAGATCACCTAGAACAAAAGGTGGCAGAAATAAGCGAACAAGAAGCTCGCCACGTAAGCCGTAAAGAACGCGAAACATTAAAAGACGAAATAATTTTTACTCTACTGCCCAAGGCATTTACTAAATCGAATATTTGTTTTGCGTATATAGATACCAACGAAAAATTGTTAGTGGTGAATGCTTCGTCAGCTAAACGCGCAGAAGATTTAATGGCAGCACTGCGTGAAGCAGTAGGCAGCTTCCCTTGTGTGCCACTCAACCCAACGCAACCACCGCCCTCGGTAATGACCAGCTGGCTGCGTGACAACACCATAAGCGCAGGCTTAGAGCTAGGCGAAGAATGCGAACTTACCGCCCCTAAAGATGGCCGTATTATTCGCTGCAAAAACCAAGACCTAACCGCAGACGAAGTGCTAAGCCACATCAACACAGGTATGGTTGTAAATAAAATTGCGGTTATTTGGAAAGAAGGCGTGCAATTAATTATCGACGACCAATTCGCCTTCAAACGCTTAAAATTCGAAGAAATAATCCAAGAAAAAGCCCAATCCAGTAACGCCGACAGCATGGCCGAAGAATTCGACCAAGAATTCGCCATTATGACCGTAGAACTATCGCAAATGATTAAAGACCTAGTAAAAGCCTTTGGCGGAATAGAAACACTAGATACCAATAATTAA
- the metK gene encoding methionine adenosyltransferase, which produces MAQYSLFTSESVSEGHPDKMADQISDAILDAILADDKNARVAVETMVKTGMAIVAGEVRTSTYIDLEDLIRDVILDIGYNSSDVGFDGASCAVLNAIGKQSADIAMGVDEANNKDLGAGDQGLMFGYATNETDVLMPAPIYYSHRLVEKQAELRKNGKLNWLRPDAKSQVTLRYDNGKPVAVDAVVLSTQHNPDVSQATIREAVMEEIIKTTLPAEWLHADTKYHINPTGQFIIGGPVGDCGLTGRKIIVDTYGGMARHGGGAFSGKDPSKVDRSAAYAGRYVAKNIVAAGLASRCEIQVSYAIGVAEPTSISVNTFGTGSIADSEISKLVAQHFDLRPRGIIEMLDLLRPIYRKTAAYGHFGREEPEFTWEKTDKVAALQG; this is translated from the coding sequence ATGGCGCAATACTCTTTATTTACTTCGGAATCCGTATCCGAAGGCCATCCAGATAAAATGGCCGACCAAATATCAGACGCAATTTTAGATGCAATTTTAGCGGATGATAAAAACGCACGCGTTGCGGTAGAAACCATGGTGAAGACCGGTATGGCCATTGTTGCCGGTGAAGTGCGCACCTCTACCTATATCGACTTAGAAGACTTAATTCGCGATGTAATTTTAGATATAGGCTACAACAGCAGCGACGTGGGCTTTGATGGCGCATCCTGTGCGGTATTAAATGCAATTGGCAAACAATCTGCCGATATCGCCATGGGTGTGGATGAAGCTAACAATAAAGACCTAGGCGCAGGCGACCAAGGTTTAATGTTCGGCTATGCCACCAACGAAACCGATGTGCTTATGCCAGCACCCATCTACTACTCGCACCGCTTAGTAGAAAAACAAGCAGAGCTGCGCAAAAACGGCAAATTAAATTGGTTGCGTCCAGATGCAAAAAGCCAAGTAACCTTGCGTTACGATAACGGCAAACCTGTTGCAGTAGATGCGGTTGTACTGTCTACCCAACACAACCCAGATGTATCGCAAGCAACTATTCGCGAAGCGGTAATGGAAGAAATTATTAAAACCACGTTACCTGCAGAGTGGCTGCATGCCGATACCAAATACCACATTAACCCAACAGGCCAATTTATTATTGGTGGCCCAGTGGGCGATTGCGGTTTAACCGGTCGCAAAATTATTGTAGATACTTACGGCGGCATGGCTCGTCACGGTGGCGGTGCATTCTCGGGTAAAGACCCGTCCAAAGTGGATCGCTCTGCGGCATACGCTGGTCGCTATGTGGCTAAAAATATTGTTGCTGCTGGCCTTGCGTCGCGCTGTGAAATTCAAGTGTCCTATGCAATTGGTGTGGCAGAGCCTACATCTATCTCTGTAAACACATTTGGAACAGGCTCCATTGCCGATAGCGAAATTAGCAAATTAGTTGCCCAGCACTTTGACCTGCGCCCACGCGGCATTATAGAAATGCTGGATTTATTGCGTCCTATTTATCGCAAAACGGCTGCCTATGGTCACTTCGGTCGCGAAGAGCCCGAGTTTACCTGGGAAAAAACCGACAAAGTGGCCGCACTACAAGGCTAA